The bacterium genome contains a region encoding:
- a CDS encoding prepilin-type N-terminal cleavage/methylation domain-containing protein yields the protein MNKNDNFRLKSKGFTLIELLVVISIIGIVVAISIFGLSGARESARDARRKSDLELIKSGLEIYRADCNAYPANLNTSPLIGTGTPSSCAVSNTYIELIPEDPIPESKTYRYATTASGYELCASLEQSGLTTVTCGGSSDCGTSCNYRVTNP from the coding sequence ATGAATAAAAATGACAATTTTCGTTTGAAATCCAAAGGTTTTACCCTCATTGAGCTGTTGGTTGTTATATCAATTATTGGGATAGTTGTGGCAATATCAATTTTTGGACTATCAGGAGCTCGTGAATCTGCAAGAGACGCAAGGAGAAAGTCAGACCTTGAACTTATTAAATCTGGACTTGAAATATATAGAGCTGATTGTAATGCATATCCTGCCAATTTAAATACCTCCCCTCTTATTGGTACTGGAACACCTTCAAGTTGTGCTGTTTCAAATACGTACATTGAACTAATACCTGAGGACCCAATTCCAGAGTCTAAAACATATAGATATGCTACAACGGCAAGTGGATATGAGCTTTGTGCTTCATTGGAACAGTCAGGATTGACTACAGTGACCTGTGGTGGCTCTTCAGACTGTGGTACCAGTTGTAATTATAGAGTGACAAATCCATGA